A genome region from Musa acuminata AAA Group cultivar baxijiao chromosome BXJ3-5, Cavendish_Baxijiao_AAA, whole genome shotgun sequence includes the following:
- the LOC135637741 gene encoding uncharacterized protein LOC135637741 yields the protein MRTSVAAAAANTTKKKQMKKKKNGSKLPPDGGASTATVGILSFEVASAMSRAIGLYRSLSESEMARFRSQTLTAYGVNHLVSSDEPFLLSLALAEKLDDLNCVAAVAARLGRRCSHPALVGFEHVYSDLLAGRVDPSGLGFLSRDMAGTIRKMERFVSSTSALYAELEVLTELEHAAKKFHQNPAHHASRQAFDQKIQWQRRDVKHLRDSSLWNRTFDKVVLLLARAVCTIHSRICLVFGDTIGTLDSLVCDQSCHLSDQIVSPVQYPIHSGSLRSGSLDSKSVKIPAVASDVVTAVNFRGEGLRFHCGASPGRLFMQCLSLGSSALLKDSDEQSEKESCLSRPAIGVLVPFSVEIMQNTSGRRSKFGPRSEVMMLAAPSTVGGSALALHYANIIIIIEKLLKYPHLVGEDARDDLYQMLPSSLRAALRKSLKSYVKNLAIYDAPLAHNWKEALAKILSWLLPMAHDMIRWQTERNFEQQQIVSRENVLLLQTLHFADREKTEATICELLVGLNYICRYEQQQNALLDCTSSLDFDDCMAWHMQYVSQLHL from the coding sequence ATGCGGACTTCcgtcgctgccgccgccgccaacaCCACCAAGAAGAagcagatgaagaagaagaagaacgggtCGAAGCTGCCGCCGGATGGCGGTGCCTCTACCGCCACCGTCGGGATCCTCTCCTTCGAGGTTGCCAGCGCCATGTCCCGCGCCATCGGTCTTTACCGCTCCCTGTCCGAATCGGAGATGGCGCGGTTCCGCTCCCAGACCCTCACCGCCTACGGCGTCAACCACCTCGTCTCCTCCGACGAACCCTTTCTTCTCTCCCTCGCCCTCGCCGAGAAGTTGGACGACCTCAACTGCGTCGCCGCCGTCGCCGCCCGCCTGGGCCGCCGCTGCTCTCATCCCGCCCTCGTTGGCTTCGAGCACGTGTACTCCGACCTCCTTGCCGGCCGCGTCGATCCTTCCGGCCTCGGCTTCCTCTCCAGGGACATGGCCGGGACCATCCGCAAGATGGAGCGCTTCGTCTCCTCCACCTCAGCTCTCTACGCCGAGCTGGAGGTTCTCACGGAGCTGGAGCACGCTGCCAAGAAGTTCCACCAGAACCCTGCCCACCACGCGAGCCGCCAGGCCTTCGACCAGAAGATCCAGTGGCAGCGGCGAGACGTTAAGCACTTGCGTGACTCCTCCCTTTGGAACCGAACTTTCGACAaggtcgtcctcctcctcgcccGAGCTGTCTGCACTATCCATTCTCGGATCTGCCTCGTGTTTGGGGATACAATCGGCACCCTGGATTCCCTAGTTTGTGATCAAAGTTGTCATCTTTCAGACCAAATTGTTAGTCCAGTTCAGTACCCAATTCATTCAGGGTCCCTAAGATCAGGTTCCCTGGATAGCAAGTCTGTGAAGATCCCTGCCGTGGCTTCTGATGTTGTCACTGCTGTTAATTTCCGTGGAGAGGGTCTCCGATTCCACTGTGGAGCAAGTCCTGGGCGCCTTTTCATGCAGTGCCTCAGTTTAGGCAGCTCTGCTCTATTGAAGGATAGCGATGAGCAGTCAGAGAAGGAGAGTTGCCTCAGTCGGCCTGCAATTGGTGTTTTGGTTCCATTTAGTGTTGAAATAATGCAGAATACAAGTGGAAGAAGATCAAAATTTGGGCCAAGGAGTGAGGTAATGATGCTTGCGGCACCCTCCACCGTGGGTGGATCAGCTCTTGCATTGCATTATGCAAACATCATAATTATCATTGAGAAGTTACTGAAGTATCCACATTTGGTTGGGGAGGATGCAAGAGATGATTTGTACCAGATGTTGCCCTCGAGCTTAAGAGCAGCTCTTAGAAAGAGCCTGAAGTCGTATGTGAAGAATTTAGCTATTTATGATGCTCCACTTGCACACAATTGGAAGGAAGCACTTGCTAAAATCTTGAGCTGGCTGCTACCCATGGCTCATGATATGATTCGTTGGCAGACTGAGCGGAACTTTGAGCAACAGCAAATAGTGTCGAGAGAAAATGTTTTGTTGCTTCAGACTCTACATTTTGCTGACAGGGAGAAGACAGAGGCGACTATTTGTGAGCTTCTGGTAGGGTTGAACTATATTTGTCGGTATGAACAGCAGCAAAATGCTTTACTGGATTGTACAAGTAGTCTGGACTTTGATGATTGTATGGCATGGCATATGCAATACGTTTCTCAGCTCCACTTGTAA